In the genome of Oxalobacter aliiformigenes, one region contains:
- the thrS gene encoding threonine--tRNA ligase: MISVRLPDGSKREFSKPVTVAEVASSIGSGLAKAALAGKVDNKLVDTSYVIDRDADLSIITDRDSDGVDILRHSTAHLLAYAVKQLFPDAQVTIGPVIENGFYYDFSYKRPFTPEDLQAIEKKMTELARKNETVIRKVLPRDEAVAYFKSIGEDYKAEIIESIPQNEEVSLYTSGDFTDLCRGPHVPANGKLKVFKLMRVAGAYWRGDSKNEMLQRIYGTAWAKKEDQDAYLHMLEEAEKRDHRRLGRALDLFHFQDEAPGLVFWHAKGWTIWQQVEQYMRKVYRDNGYQEVKGPQILDRSLWEKSGHWDNYKENMFTTESENRVYAIKPMNCPGHVQIYRSSLHSYRELPLRYGEFGQCHRNEPSGSLHGMMRVRGFTQDDGHIFCTEDQILDECVAFTDLLKKVYKDFGFTDIIYKVATRPEKRVGSDEAWDKAENALIESLRRSGCEFELSPGDGAFYGPKIEYTLRDAIGRMWQCGTIQVDFSMPTRLGAEYVAEDNTRKIPVMIHRAILGSLERFIGILIENHAGAMPLWLAPVHAVVLNISDGQAEYARSVVETMKKAGFRVEADLRNEKITYKIRDHSVNKVPYLLIVGDKEKNGNTVAVRARGGVDLGAMALDELMVRMENEIRARQ; encoded by the coding sequence ATGATTTCAGTTCGGCTTCCCGACGGTTCGAAACGGGAATTCAGCAAGCCGGTAACGGTTGCGGAAGTGGCATCCTCTATCGGTAGCGGTTTGGCCAAGGCGGCCCTGGCAGGTAAGGTGGACAATAAACTGGTCGATACTTCCTATGTCATCGACAGGGATGCCGATCTGTCGATCATTACCGATCGGGATTCCGATGGAGTCGATATTTTGCGTCACTCGACGGCCCATTTGCTGGCTTATGCAGTCAAACAGTTGTTCCCGGATGCCCAGGTGACGATCGGGCCGGTCATTGAAAACGGTTTTTACTACGATTTTTCCTATAAACGTCCCTTTACTCCGGAAGATTTGCAGGCGATCGAAAAGAAAATGACGGAGCTTGCCCGCAAGAATGAAACCGTCATCCGCAAGGTGTTGCCGAGAGATGAGGCAGTGGCCTACTTCAAGTCGATCGGAGAAGATTACAAGGCGGAAATCATCGAATCGATTCCCCAAAATGAGGAGGTCTCTCTTTATACAAGCGGTGATTTCACCGATCTGTGTCGGGGCCCTCATGTACCGGCGAACGGCAAGCTGAAAGTGTTCAAGCTGATGCGGGTTGCCGGAGCGTACTGGCGGGGTGACTCCAAAAATGAAATGCTTCAGCGTATTTATGGCACTGCCTGGGCGAAGAAGGAAGATCAGGATGCTTATCTTCACATGCTTGAAGAAGCCGAAAAACGTGATCACCGTCGTCTGGGGCGTGCTCTTGATCTGTTCCATTTTCAGGATGAAGCTCCCGGACTTGTTTTCTGGCACGCCAAGGGATGGACGATCTGGCAGCAAGTCGAACAATATATGCGCAAGGTCTATCGGGATAATGGCTATCAGGAAGTGAAAGGCCCGCAAATTCTGGATCGTTCCCTGTGGGAAAAATCGGGGCACTGGGACAATTACAAGGAAAACATGTTTACGACGGAGTCGGAAAATCGTGTTTATGCCATCAAGCCGATGAATTGTCCGGGACATGTCCAGATTTATCGTTCCAGCCTGCATTCCTATCGTGAATTGCCGCTCCGGTATGGAGAATTCGGCCAGTGCCATCGCAATGAACCTTCCGGATCTCTTCATGGCATGATGCGTGTCAGGGGATTCACGCAGGATGACGGGCATATTTTCTGTACGGAAGACCAGATTCTGGATGAGTGTGTCGCATTCACCGATCTGTTGAAAAAGGTCTATAAGGATTTCGGGTTCACCGATATCATTTACAAGGTCGCGACCCGTCCGGAAAAACGGGTGGGATCGGACGAAGCCTGGGACAAGGCGGAAAACGCACTGATCGAGTCGCTGAGACGTTCCGGATGTGAATTCGAACTGTCTCCGGGGGATGGTGCCTTTTACGGGCCGAAAATCGAGTATACCTTGAGAGATGCCATTGGCCGGATGTGGCAATGCGGTACCATTCAGGTCGATTTTTCCATGCCGACAAGACTTGGGGCCGAATATGTCGCTGAAGACAATACCCGCAAGATTCCGGTTATGATTCACCGGGCCATTCTGGGCTCGCTGGAGCGGTTCATCGGCATTCTGATTGAAAATCATGCCGGTGCGATGCCCTTGTGGCTGGCTCCGGTACATGCCGTCGTCCTGAATATTTCGGATGGTCAGGCAGAATATGCAAGAAGTGTTGTCGAAACGATGAAAAAGGCCGGTTTCCGGGTTGAAGCCGATTTGCGAAACGAAAAGATTACCTATAAAATACGCGATCATTCTGTAAATAAAGTGCCTTATCTGCTGATCGTGGGAGATAAGGAGAAAAATGGAAATACTGTCGCTGTTCGTGCCCGTGGCGGTGTCGATCTGGGCGCCATGGCTTTGGATGAATTGATGGTCCGAATGGAAAACGAGATCAGGGCCAGGCAGTAA
- the rpmI gene encoding 50S ribosomal protein L35, with protein sequence MPKMKTKSSAKKRFRVRPGGTVKCAQAFKRHILTKKTTKVKRQLRGMTNVNASDVASVLRMMPSA encoded by the coding sequence ATGCCAAAAATGAAAACCAAAAGCAGCGCGAAAAAACGTTTTCGCGTTCGTCCGGGTGGTACGGTGAAGTGCGCACAAGCCTTCAAGCGTCATATCCTGACCAAGAAAACCACCAAAGTCAAACGCCAGTTGCGCGGAATGACCAATGTCAATGCAAGCGATGTCGCATCCGTATTGCGTATGATGCCAAGCGCCTGA
- the rplT gene encoding 50S ribosomal protein L20: MSRVKRGVTARARHKKLLAEAKGYRGRRSSVYRVAKEAVMKAGQYAYRDRRNKKRVFRALWITRINAATRELGMSYSVFMNGLKKAAIELDRKVLADMAVADKPAFAAIVNQVKAAIAA; the protein is encoded by the coding sequence ATGTCCAGAGTAAAACGTGGGGTCACCGCACGGGCCCGTCATAAAAAACTGCTTGCTGAAGCCAAAGGTTATCGTGGTCGTCGCAGCTCGGTTTATCGTGTAGCAAAAGAAGCCGTCATGAAGGCGGGCCAGTACGCCTATCGTGACCGTCGTAACAAAAAACGGGTATTTCGCGCTTTGTGGATCACCCGTATCAACGCTGCGACCCGTGAACTGGGAATGTCTTACAGCGTGTTTATGAATGGTCTGAAGAAAGCCGCTATCGAACTGGACCGCAAGGTACTGGCCGATATGGCTGTCGCAGACAAACCTGCTTTCGCTGCAATCGTCAATCAGGTTAAGGCTGCTATCGCGGCTTGA
- the infC gene encoding translation initiation factor IF-3, with protein MATDKSHRINGEITAQEVRLLGVDNEQIGIVSLQEAFRLAEEADVDLVEIAPNARPPVCRLMDYGKFKYAEQKKAHEAKLKQKVISVKEIKFRPGTDEGDYNIKLRNLVKFLEDGDKCKITLRFRGREMAHQDIGFRMLERLKQDLEPYGQVEQFPKMEGRQMVMVLAPKKKK; from the coding sequence ATAGCTACTGATAAGTCTCATCGCATCAATGGCGAAATTACGGCTCAGGAAGTACGTCTGTTGGGCGTGGATAATGAGCAGATTGGTATTGTCAGTCTTCAGGAAGCTTTCCGGCTGGCTGAAGAAGCGGATGTGGATCTGGTTGAAATTGCACCGAATGCGCGTCCGCCGGTGTGTCGTCTCATGGATTACGGCAAGTTCAAATATGCCGAACAGAAGAAAGCTCATGAGGCGAAGCTGAAACAGAAGGTGATTTCCGTCAAGGAAATCAAATTCCGTCCGGGAACGGATGAGGGAGATTACAATATCAAGCTGCGCAATCTGGTCAAATTCCTGGAAGACGGTGACAAATGCAAGATCACGTTGCGTTTCCGGGGTCGTGAAATGGCTCATCAGGATATTGGTTTCCGGATGCTGGAACGGTTGAAGCAGGATCTGGAGCCTTATGGCCAGGTTGAGCAGTTCCCGAAAATGGAAGGGCGCCAGATGGTGATGGTGCTGGCGCCGAAAAAGAAAAAATAG